From the genome of Variovorax sp. RA8, one region includes:
- the msrB gene encoding peptide-methionine (R)-S-oxide reductase MsrB, with product MTAPVQKTDAEWKAFLAEKGAEPGAFEVTRHAATERPFTGKYEAHWDDGTYHCICCGAKLFESATKFDAGCGWPSFSQEAVPGAIKNVVDRSHGMVRTENVCANCGAHLGHVFPDGPTDTGLRYCMNSASLDFQKR from the coding sequence ATGACTGCACCCGTCCAGAAAACCGACGCCGAATGGAAAGCCTTCCTGGCCGAGAAAGGCGCCGAGCCCGGCGCCTTCGAGGTCACGCGGCATGCCGCCACCGAACGCCCCTTCACCGGCAAGTACGAGGCGCATTGGGATGACGGCACCTACCACTGCATCTGCTGCGGCGCCAAGCTGTTCGAATCCGCCACCAAGTTCGATGCGGGCTGCGGCTGGCCCAGCTTCTCGCAGGAGGCGGTGCCCGGCGCCATCAAGAACGTGGTCGACCGCTCGCACGGCATGGTGCGCACCGAGAACGTCTGCGCCAACTGCGGCGCCCACCTGGGCCATGTGTTCCCGGACGGCCCGACCGATACCGGCCTGCGCTACTGCATGAACTCCGCCTCGCTCGATTTCCAGAAGCGCTGA
- a CDS encoding protein adenylyltransferase SelO — protein sequence MSILADEAEVVDLGLDWTAGFSTLGPAFFTELRPSPLPEPYWVGRSHALAREIGLEEAGLHSEDGVAAFTGNVPVAGTRPLASVYSGHQFGVWAGQLGDGRAILLGETASGWELQLKGAGRTPYSRMGDGRAVLRSSIREFLCSEAMHALGIPTTRALCVTGSDAPVVREEIETAAVVTRAAPSFIRFGHFEHFAAANRVDELRALADFVIDRFYPACRHDARFQRFGGNAYAAFLEAVSERTATLLAQWQAVGFCHGVMNTDNMSILGLTIDYGPFQFLDGFDPRHICNHSDTGGRYAYNQQPNVAYWNLFCLAQALLPLIGDQEVAVAALESYKTVFPQAYEARMRAKLGLPEAAAEDRALVEGVLKLLAQEKVDYTIFWRRLADHKAGGDVASVRDLFLDRAGIDGWLQSFAQRHAQVPAARAAQSMRGANPKFVLRNHLGQQAIESAQRKDFSGVATLLKLLETPFEDHAGHEAYAGFPPDWASTIEISCSS from the coding sequence ATGAGCATCCTTGCAGACGAAGCGGAAGTGGTCGATCTCGGACTGGACTGGACCGCCGGCTTCTCCACCCTGGGCCCCGCCTTCTTCACCGAGCTCCGCCCATCCCCGCTGCCCGAGCCCTATTGGGTCGGCCGCAGCCATGCGTTGGCGCGCGAGATCGGACTGGAGGAGGCCGGCCTGCATTCGGAAGACGGCGTGGCAGCCTTCACCGGCAATGTGCCGGTCGCCGGCACCCGCCCGCTGGCCAGCGTCTACAGCGGCCACCAGTTCGGGGTCTGGGCCGGCCAGCTGGGCGACGGCCGGGCCATCCTGCTGGGCGAGACCGCGAGCGGCTGGGAGCTGCAACTCAAGGGCGCGGGCCGCACGCCCTATTCGCGCATGGGCGACGGCCGCGCGGTGCTGCGCTCCAGCATCCGCGAGTTCCTCTGCAGCGAAGCCATGCATGCCCTCGGCATCCCCACCACGCGCGCGCTGTGCGTGACGGGCTCCGACGCGCCGGTGGTGCGCGAGGAAATCGAGACGGCCGCCGTGGTGACGCGCGCTGCGCCCAGCTTCATCCGCTTCGGCCACTTCGAGCATTTCGCCGCCGCCAACCGCGTCGACGAGCTGCGCGCCCTGGCCGACTTCGTGATCGACCGCTTCTACCCGGCCTGCCGCCATGACGCACGCTTCCAGCGCTTCGGCGGCAACGCCTACGCGGCCTTCCTCGAGGCGGTGAGCGAGCGCACCGCTACGCTGCTGGCGCAGTGGCAGGCCGTCGGCTTCTGCCACGGCGTGATGAACACCGACAACATGAGCATCCTCGGGCTCACCATCGACTACGGACCCTTCCAGTTCCTCGACGGCTTCGACCCCCGCCACATCTGCAACCACAGCGACACGGGCGGGCGCTACGCCTACAACCAGCAGCCCAACGTCGCCTACTGGAACCTGTTCTGCCTGGCCCAGGCGCTGCTGCCGCTGATCGGCGACCAGGAGGTGGCGGTGGCTGCGCTGGAGTCGTACAAGACGGTGTTCCCGCAGGCCTACGAGGCGCGCATGCGCGCCAAGCTGGGCCTGCCGGAGGCCGCGGCGGAAGACCGCGCGCTCGTCGAAGGCGTGCTCAAGCTGCTGGCGCAGGAGAAGGTGGACTACACGATCTTCTGGCGCCGCCTCGCCGACCACAAGGCCGGTGGCGACGTGGCCTCGGTGCGCGACCTGTTCCTCGACCGGGCGGGCATCGACGGCTGGCTGCAGTCCTTCGCGCAGCGCCACGCGCAGGTCCCGGCCGCCCGGGCGGCACAATCGATGCGCGGCGCCAATCCGAAATTCGTGCTGCGGAACCATCTGGGCCAGCAAGCCATCGAATCGGCGCAGCGCAAGGACTTCTCGGGCGTGGCCACCTTGCTGAAGCTGCTCGAAACCCCATTTGAAGACCACGCCGGCCACGAGGCCTATGCCGGCTTCCCGCCCGACTGGGCTTCCACGATCGAAATCAGCTGCTCATCATGA
- a CDS encoding BolA family protein has translation MSLPTASDLEARLRATLQPTVLEVIDESAAHAGHAGANAEGYGTHFRVRIASPLFEGKPRVARHRLVYDALQLFIAQGLHAIAIETL, from the coding sequence ATGAGCCTTCCTACCGCCAGCGACCTGGAAGCGCGCCTTCGGGCCACCCTGCAGCCGACCGTGCTCGAAGTGATCGACGAAAGCGCCGCACATGCCGGCCACGCGGGCGCCAACGCCGAGGGCTACGGAACCCATTTCCGGGTGCGGATTGCCTCTCCTCTCTTCGAGGGAAAGCCGCGCGTGGCGCGCCATCGGCTTGTGTATGATGCGCTGCAACTTTTCATCGCACAGGGCCTTCACGCCATCGCCATCGAGACGCTTTGA
- a CDS encoding septation protein A, producing MKVLLDFFPILLFFGAFKLYDIYTATGVLMAATVLQMGIVWFTERRLAPMQKATLVLILLFGSLTLLLHDDRFIKWKPTVLYGAMAVALAVALWVFKKNFLKMLLGAQLDLPVQVWGRLNVAWIAYCVFMAVINAYVAAYFSTDAWVNFKLWGYAFPIVFLVAQGLYISPHLKSDKPAA from the coding sequence ATGAAGGTCCTGCTCGACTTCTTCCCGATCCTGCTGTTCTTTGGCGCCTTCAAGCTCTACGACATCTACACCGCCACCGGCGTGCTGATGGCGGCGACCGTGCTGCAGATGGGCATCGTCTGGTTCACCGAGCGCCGGCTGGCGCCGATGCAGAAGGCCACGCTGGTGCTGATCCTGCTCTTCGGCTCGCTCACGCTGCTCCTGCACGACGACCGCTTCATCAAGTGGAAGCCGACCGTGCTCTACGGTGCCATGGCCGTGGCGCTGGCCGTCGCGCTGTGGGTCTTCAAGAAGAACTTCCTCAAGATGCTGCTGGGCGCGCAGCTCGACCTGCCGGTGCAGGTCTGGGGCCGCCTCAATGTCGCCTGGATCGCCTACTGCGTGTTCATGGCCGTGATCAACGCCTACGTGGCGGCCTACTTCAGCACCGACGCCTGGGTGAACTTCAAGCTCTGGGGCTATGCATTCCCGATCGTGTTCCTGGTGGCGCAGGGGCTGTACATTTCGCCGCACCTGAAATCGGACAAGCCTGCGGCATGA
- a CDS encoding peptidylprolyl isomerase has product MKKHLLQAAAAAALLAALPAFAQNAAIVNGKPVPKARMDVLAQQLAAAGRPVTPEMQGQLREEVVAREIFMQEAQKQGLDSTDDYKNQLELARQAILIRQLFEGYRKANAVSDAEAQAEYDKFVAANGGKEYKARHILVEKEDQAQKILADLKKGAKFEDLAKKQSKDPGSGANGGDLDWAAPASFVPEFSEAMIKLKKGETTPAPVKSQFGYHIIRVDDVRQAQLPKLEEVKPQIVQQLQQQRLQKYQEELRAKAKVE; this is encoded by the coding sequence ATGAAGAAACATCTCCTGCAGGCCGCAGCCGCCGCCGCTCTTCTGGCTGCCCTTCCCGCGTTCGCGCAGAACGCGGCCATCGTCAATGGCAAGCCGGTGCCCAAGGCGCGCATGGACGTGCTGGCCCAACAGCTGGCGGCAGCCGGCCGCCCGGTCACACCCGAGATGCAGGGCCAGTTGCGCGAAGAAGTGGTCGCCCGCGAGATCTTCATGCAGGAAGCCCAGAAGCAGGGCCTGGACAGTACCGACGACTACAAGAACCAGCTCGAACTCGCGCGCCAGGCCATCCTGATCCGCCAGCTGTTCGAGGGCTACCGCAAGGCGAATGCGGTGTCCGATGCCGAGGCGCAGGCCGAGTACGACAAGTTCGTCGCGGCCAACGGCGGCAAGGAGTACAAGGCCCGCCACATCCTGGTCGAGAAGGAAGACCAGGCCCAGAAGATCCTGGCCGACCTCAAGAAGGGCGCCAAGTTCGAGGACCTCGCCAAGAAGCAGAGCAAGGACCCGGGCTCCGGCGCCAACGGCGGAGACCTCGACTGGGCCGCACCCGCCAGCTTCGTGCCCGAGTTCTCGGAGGCGATGATCAAGCTCAAGAAGGGCGAGACGACCCCCGCGCCCGTCAAGTCGCAGTTCGGCTACCACATCATCCGCGTCGACGACGTCCGCCAGGCCCAGCTGCCCAAGCTGGAAGAGGTCAAGCCGCAGATCGTGCAGCAGCTGCAGCAGCAGCGCTTGCAGAAGTACCAGGAAGAGCTGCGGGCGAAGGCCAAAGTCGAATAA